From Gammaproteobacteria bacterium, a single genomic window includes:
- a CDS encoding ATP-binding protein has product MLPIVLFTLLFGVIITYVIQREYADYLEYESETTRNSVELAYNNIRRKVTNLQEHIHITNVSRTVQDHLLVGNQFEVLNAIIDIYSRSGMDLLGVYDNDGLPFAKAHSPGEFGIEDSLSVWVQFIAQSEKNEFFYNVITADGSQLMLVGKAMTDLNGRIGVTIAGYNLNHEFLGEVSAGTGSKLAIKQESSAISDDRKLSRYLITTEFAIPEYPLTFELRETRSPDKENFFERVSIVFSSLIILTSAALFFSYSILRKIEVRIRSLSGRVNAISEGNFDFSPIGQAINTEDELGSLESDIESMQKTIIARTNEINFANRALSEEVEIRKEAESKAVKASQAKSNFMSSMSHELRTPLNAILGFSQLMQLEEEDESKLENIEQILIAGNHLLELVNQVLEIQRIESGDLTTVCEVFSVRSVIEECAKMIKPVADQNHIELRIDLDEEVEPVVNADKRHLKQILINLLSNSVKYNSVNGSVRIKTDTIDGKVRISVKDSGRGLTKQQQDNLFVPFNRAGAENSIIPGTGLGLSITKHLAESMNGEVGVISEINKGSEFWVQLPLAVSVRTNEPFTPEMKSAGGAGAA; this is encoded by the coding sequence ATGTTACCTATCGTCTTGTTTACCCTGCTATTCGGGGTAATCATCACTTACGTCATCCAGAGGGAATATGCTGATTACCTGGAATACGAGTCTGAAACAACGAGAAATTCGGTGGAACTGGCCTATAACAATATTCGCAGAAAGGTCACAAACCTCCAGGAACACATTCATATTACCAATGTCAGTCGTACCGTTCAGGATCACCTCCTGGTGGGGAACCAGTTTGAGGTTCTGAATGCAATCATAGACATCTATTCCAGATCCGGAATGGATTTACTGGGTGTGTATGACAATGATGGCTTACCGTTCGCCAAGGCACATTCGCCAGGGGAGTTCGGAATCGAAGATAGCCTCAGTGTTTGGGTGCAGTTCATTGCCCAATCCGAAAAGAATGAATTTTTTTATAACGTTATCACCGCTGACGGGTCGCAGTTAATGCTCGTCGGTAAAGCGATGACGGATCTTAACGGCCGGATCGGTGTTACGATTGCCGGCTATAATCTTAACCATGAATTTCTCGGCGAAGTATCGGCAGGTACAGGCAGTAAGCTGGCGATCAAGCAGGAAAGTTCCGCCATTTCTGATGATCGAAAATTATCCCGATATTTGATTACTACTGAATTTGCCATTCCGGAATACCCGTTGACCTTCGAGCTTCGGGAAACCCGCTCACCGGACAAGGAGAATTTTTTTGAGCGCGTATCAATAGTTTTTTCAAGCCTTATTATTCTCACATCGGCAGCGCTGTTTTTCAGTTACTCGATTTTGCGAAAGATAGAGGTAAGGATCAGGTCCTTGTCAGGCCGGGTTAACGCGATTAGTGAAGGCAATTTTGACTTCTCGCCCATTGGCCAGGCCATTAATACTGAAGATGAGCTGGGTTCGCTGGAATCCGATATTGAATCCATGCAAAAAACAATTATTGCCAGAACTAACGAGATTAACTTTGCCAACAGGGCGCTAAGCGAAGAAGTAGAGATTCGAAAGGAGGCCGAATCAAAGGCAGTCAAGGCCAGCCAGGCCAAGAGCAACTTCATGTCGAGCATGAGTCATGAACTGAGAACGCCGTTGAATGCAATCCTGGGATTCAGCCAGTTGATGCAATTGGAAGAAGAAGATGAATCCAAATTGGAAAATATTGAGCAAATCCTGATCGCCGGTAACCATTTGCTGGAGCTGGTAAACCAGGTTCTAGAAATTCAAAGAATTGAATCGGGTGACTTGACGACTGTTTGCGAAGTGTTTTCTGTTCGAAGCGTGATTGAAGAATGCGCGAAGATGATCAAGCCCGTTGCTGACCAAAACCACATAGAACTACGTATAGATTTGGACGAAGAAGTAGAGCCGGTTGTTAATGCCGACAAGCGACACCTGAAACAGATTCTGATAAACCTGCTTTCGAATTCGGTCAAGTATAACAGCGTCAACGGCAGTGTTCGCATAAAAACCGACACTATTGACGGTAAAGTCAGAATTAGTGTCAAAGATTCAGGCCGGGGTTTGACAAAGCAACAACAGGATAACCTGTTTGTTCCATTTAACCGGGCAGGTGCTGAAAACTCAATTATTCCTGGTACAGGCCTGGGGTTGAGCATCACCAAGCACCTGGCCGAATCAATGAACGGCGAAGTCGGAGTCATCAGTGAAATCAACAAGGGTTCAGAATTCTGGGTCCAATTACCGCTCGCGGTGTCGGTCAGAACAAATGAAC